The following are encoded together in the Theileria orientalis strain Shintoku DNA, chromosome 1, complete genome genome:
- a CDS encoding uncharacterized protein (peptidase M3A and M3B, thimet/oligopeptidase F domain containing protein), translating to MLHSCKLLKNVPKYTFIGTNKHTYTANIDCRNGKYLNNKCYVTSLNNKNQLNVIKNVRNFGYNNSNSQFGYFGLRMNTPSDLLKLATDAVKYSEKSVENLVDYYSSCKNSGDFRENVSKKALYVIDDISNTLCSIADPSEFLRHVHENDEWRKVANECIEIISDFIGKININKKIYEILINDKSDLSKDEELVLSHMIESMKSQGVHLSELPQIEYLKLLKEELMLSYSIFELSSKNQHPYNQILKKQLMIYMYRNAENPDFRKQVWLSQRKSNQESLLKILELRDTRTRLSQIRGFADYREYAQKECMLNKNIEEFLINCSNSIKDQLYSDLEELWKLNSKSAHNKNGTSLNPWDIDYLVNLKRNENIIFLSLKTLIDYFKYLLKELFNIELTEDDIKQESLWDDKIIKYNLVHDNRTVANLYLDLFERESKTTMCAQFTIRCSKTYSKVDKNGEKYISKIMNPRNYEEHEDKLIQIPSTVVTTSFTSEDKGKGMKFNDIKIDLHNCEIIFHELGHTLHTLLSKTELQHLSGNRGPIDYAEFSSHLFELFFQNHVVEMMKLEGINETFNEKDVMYYKKFESVDLARMIISSQIDQRFYDDKYKYDWMEIENGLNYKDIFQNYKNYFNEKYEKWKNDEEKWNGKETVVTLLGPIAITNFDHLIHYGGNYYCYLYSRILAIKAYKSFKNKSYKEIGSRLLEFFKKGSIDSSLSPINKLAGKDLNEEENTLFYK from the exons atgttgcACAGTTGTAAACTACTAAAAAATGTTCCAAAATACACGTTTATAGGAACGAACAAACACACTTACACAGCAAATATTGACTGTAGAAATGGCAAATATCTCAACAATAAGTGCTATGTGACGAGTTTGAATAACAAAAATCAACTGAAcgtaattaaaaatgttagAAATTTTGGTTATAACAACTCAAACTCCCAGTTTGGATACTTTGGGCTCAGAATGAACACACCTTCTGACCTACTTAAATTGGCCACCGACgctgtaaaatattctgAAAAATCAGTTGAAAATTTAGTAGATTACTATAGTAGTTGTAAGAATAGTGGAGATTTTAGAGAAAATGTATCAAAAAAGGCACTGTATGTGATCGATGATATATCAAACACACTGTGTTCAATAGCAGATCCCTCAGAGTTTCTAAG gCACGTTCACGAGAACGATGAATGGCGGAAAGTGGCAAACGAATGCATAGAAATCATCTCAGACTTCATAGgaaagataaatataaacaagaaa ATTTATGAGATATTGATAAATGATAAAAGTGACTTGAGCAAAGATGAGGAGTTGGTACTGAGTCACATGATAGAGTCAATGAAGTCACAAGGAGTTCATTTATCGGAATTGCCACAA ATTGAATATTTGAAACTGTTGAAGGAGGAGTTGATGCTAAGCTATTCGATATTTGAACTAAGTAGTAAAAATCAGCACCCATACAATCAAATATTGAA AAAACAGTTGATGATTTATATGTACAGGAACGCAGAAAACCCAGATTTTAGAAAGCAAGTATGGCTATCGCAACGTAAAAGCAATCAA GAAAGTTTgttgaaaatattggaaCTGAGAGATACAAGGACGAGATTGTCACAAATTAGAGGATTCGCAGACTACAGAGAGTACGCACAGAA GGAGTGTATgctgaataaaaatattgaggaatttttaattaattgttCAAATTCAATCAAG GATCAACTATATAGTGACTTGGAAGAGTTATGGAAGTTGAACTCAAAGAGTGCACATAATAAGAATGGCACTAGCTTGAATCCATGGGATATAGACTACTTGGTTAACCTGAAAAGAAATGAGAATATTATATTCTTGTCATTGAAAACGTTGAtagattattttaaatacttatTAAAAGAACTGTTTAACATAGAGTTGACAGAGGATGATATAAAACAAg aATCATTATGGGATGATAAAATCATCAAGTACAATCTGGTACATGATAATAGAACAGTAGCGAATTTGTATTTGGACCTGTTTGAAAGAGAAAGTAAAACAACGATGTGTGCACAGTTTACAATAAGATGTTCAAAAACATATAGTAAAGTGGACAAAAATGGAGAAAAGTATATAAGTAAGATAATGAATCCACGTAATTATGAGGAGCATGAAGATAAATTGATACAAATACCATCAACAGTAGTAACAACATCATTTACAAGTG aagataaaggaAAGGGGATGAAATTtaatgatataaaaatagactTACACAACTGTGAAATAATATTCCATGAATTGGGACATACACTGCACACATTGTTGAGTAAAACTGAGTTACAGCACTTATCAGGGAATAGAGGACCAATAGACTACGCAGAGTTCTCATCGCACCTATTTGAACTGTTCTTTCAGAATC aTGTTGTGGAAATGATGAAACTGGAAGGTATAAATGAGACATTTAATGAAAAGGATgtaatgtattataaaaagTTTGAATCAGTAGACCTGGCAAGAATGATAATATCATCACAAATAGACCAA aggTTTTATGAcgataaatataagtatgATTGGATGGAAATTGAAAATGGATTGAATTATAAGgatatatttcaaaattataaaaactatTTCAACGAAAAGTACgaaaaatggaaaaatgATGAGGAAAAGTGGAATGGAAAAGAAACAGTAGTGACACTGCTGGGACCAATAGCTATAACAAACTTTGATCATCTGATACACTACGGTGGAAACTATTACTGTTACCTGTACTCAAG aATCCTGGCAATAAAAGCGTATAAgtcatttaaaaataaaagttatAAGGAAATTGGGAGTAGATTACTGGAATTCTTTAAAAAG gGGTCCATAGATTCGTCACTAAGCCCAATTAATAAGTTGGCAGGAAAGGATTTaaacgaagaagagaatacattattttataaataa
- a CDS encoding uncharacterized protein (tetratricopeptide-like helical domain containing protein), with amino-acid sequence MDNLDKLTSCVSRVLKVCFSGTLVELKESIQKLLEVDDPELNNTGGAISKHLSVNGDDKCFTSSELSALEFIRDSKKHCVAHIAAAGGNLEVLKTLLTSLPNLARVEDENGENSLFYSIRSLSDHGEADGTGVSDSSTKMECLMLLIGHSGVNSVNKEGVSALHAACELGDVKTVKALIERSANVNLYCDQLGTPLNVSVARGYHDVFELLLNNGADPNVTASSSNGRVGLSVRRCPPPIVFASSTGQLEIVKKLLDKGADPNLADYEGWTALHCASELGYLEIVKLLVLYKANPNIKTEDKNAYYLAVYNGHVEVAEYLKQYTNPSDVIEFIHTSKDNPDSKDEHSGGKLENKVELKEEELNENEKEEHRKLVHESKNEGNRLALSLCPIGPNFNELRSILYSNRSFTNLKLKRYEEALEDSKQSIKLNPSWSKAYLRMANVYRDMGEIVDYLHNLFQAFVKDSENTELKNLFQKEFSKYRAS; translated from the exons ATGGATAATTTGGATAAACTGACGAGTTGTGTAAGTCGAGTGTTAAAAGTATGTTTCTCCGGAACACTAGTAGAACTGAAGGAGAGTATACAGAAGTTGCTAGAGGTAGATGATCCAGAGCTCAACAA cacTGGTGGCGCAATATCTAAGCACTTATCAGTGAACGGAGACGATAAGTGCTTCACAAGCTCGGAGCTCTCGGCACTGGAGTTCATAAGAGACTCGAAGAAACACTGCGTAGCACACATCGCAGCAGCAGGAGGGAACTTGGAAGTTCTGAAGACACTGCTGACATCGTTGCCAAACCTGGCACGAGTGGAGGATGAAAACGGAGAAAATTcactattttactcaatAAGATCACTAAGCGATCACGGGGAGGCTGATGGTACTGGCGTCAGTGATAGTAGCACTAAGATGGAGTGCTTGATGTTGTTGATCGGCCACAGTGGCGTGAACAGCGTCAACAAAGAAGGAGTCAGCGCACTGCACGCAGCCTGCGAGTTGGGAGACGTGAAAACAGTGAAGGCACTTATAGAAAGGAGCGCAAAC GTAAATTTATACTGTGACCAACTTGGAACACCGCTAAACGTATCAGTGGCACGAGGATACCATGACGTATTTGAGCTTTTACTGAATAATGGAGCAGATCCAAATGTTACCGCCAGTAGTTCAAACGGTAGAGTTGGCTTGTCAGTTAGAAGATGTCCACCGCCGATAGTATTTGCATCGAGTACCGGGCAGTTGGAAATAGTGAAGAAGCTATTGGATAAAGGAGCGGATCCAAACTTGGCCGACTACGAGGGGTGGACAGCACTGCACTGCGCATCGGAGTTAGGGTATTTGGAAATAGTTAAACTGCTGGTTCTCTACAAAGCCAATCCAAACATTAAGACAGAA GATAAAAACGCGTACTATTTGGCTGTTTATAATGGCCATGTGGAAGTGGCAGAGTACCTAAAGCAATATACAAATCCGTCAGATGTGATAGAGTTTATACACACGAGTAAAGATAACCCGGATAGTAAAGATGAACATAGTGGCGGTAAACTCGAAAACAAAGTGGAATTGAAAGAAGAGGAGCTGAATGAAAACGAGAAGGAAGAGCACAGGAAATTGGTCCATGAATCGAAGAATGAGGGAAACAGATTA GCACTCTCACTGTGTCCAATTGGACCTAATTTCAATGAATTGAGATCAATATTGTACTCTAATCGCAgctttacaaatttaaaactgaAGAGATACGAAGAAGCCCTGGAAGATTCAAAGCAA AGTATTAAGCTAAATCCGAGCTGGAGTAAAGCATATTTGAGAATGGCGAATGTGTACAGAGACATGGGAGAGATAGTGGACTATCTGCATAACCTATTCCAGGCGTTCGTCAAGGATTCCGAAAACACAGAACTGAAAAACCTCTTCCAGAAGgaatttagtaaatatagAGCAAGTTAA
- a CDS encoding myosin a tail domain interacting protein mtip produces MIVNSCLHDCYEGLPQPEFVLAPEDTELNYFLWMPGFKYKPSFQEKLTTLKSLSSNSDSTLDGVLEDLIEVDELENSFMNKAKRGTLDTNMAGALARELGGAPSQADLLEFEATFGNNVNFEQFKEFLAVSMYSYENRGYFEEMLAKFENTSGGMTVAKFENMLKNYGEPMTDKELGEVYKLLNVSNNTVWTKDLLNLLRPES; encoded by the exons ATGATAGTGAACAGTTGCTTACACGACTGCTACGAAGGTCTTCCGCAGCCGGAGTTCGTGCTCGCGCCGGAGGATACggaattaaattatttccTCTGGATGCCAGGCTTTAAATATAAGCCGAGCTTCCaggagaagctgacgaCGCTGAAATCCCTATCCTCAAACTCAGATAGCACACTGGACGGAGTTCTAGAGGACCTG ATTGAAGTCGATGAGTTGGAAAATAGTTTTATGAATAAGGCGAAAAGAGGGACGCTCGATACCAACATGGCCGGAGCCCTGGCACGCGAGTTGGGAGGAGCTCCTTCTCAAGCTGACCTGCTAGAGTTTGAAGCAACGTTCGGAAATAACGTCAATTTTGAGCAGTTTAAGGAGTTTCTGGCAGTTTCCATGTACTCGTACGAAAACCGTGGATATTTCGAAGAAATGCTGGCAAAGTTCGAAAAC ACGAGCGGAGGAATGACGGTTGCCAAGTTTGAGAATATGCTGAAGAACTACGGAGAGCCGATGACCGACAAGGAGCTGGGCGAGGTGTACAAATTACTGAACGTGAGCAACAACACAGTGTGGACGAAAGATCTCCTGAACTTGCTGCGTCCAGAATCTTAA